In Nitrososphaerales archaeon, the genomic stretch AGGCCCGTTATTAGCGGCTGGACGCTCAGCGCTCGATGAGCGACATCAGCTGGCTCTTCGGCTACACCCCTCTCCCTTGGCTGGTTGCGATGTACGTCGTGGCCTACCGCCACGACCTGTCTAGGATTAGGAGTCCCCTGCGGGACCACGCGAACCAGGCCGAATGGTGGTCGGTCTGCAGGCACCTCGGCCTTATCGATGGAAGCGTCAAGATGCCAGCCGACGACCCTGGACGTTGGACTTGGCTGGCGATCCTTGCATGCGGCGTCACAAGCGGACTCTGGGCAATAATCCCCTTCCCGTTCACGTGGTACGCACTGATTGCGCTTCGGGTGGCCGCAGCCTTCCCACTCTTCCTCGTTCTCGTCAGGAATTTCGGACCATTATCCTACAAACCCTACAGGGATTTCCTACCCTACCCGCGCCGCGGAACAAGGGTCAGGCACCTCGAACAGGCGAAGCGTCATTCAGGGGAGAAGCACAACGCCTTGGCGGTCCGGGAGGGAGGAGGAGAAAAGTCGCCATGAAAGAGAAGAGGGCGGCCGGGACAGCCGAAGTCCGGTTCTTCAACGTCTCCCTGATCAACGCCAACGTGATGTCCATGCCCCGTTTTCCTCAGTCACAGCAGCTCATCGGAGAGCTTGTTCATTCAATCGAGGCCGCGTCGCCTAGTTTCGCCTGGGTCCAGTTCCTCTTCCAGCGCGTCAACTACTCCCCTGCGCTGGTGGCCCTGAAGAACGCCATGAACTTCGCAGCAGAACAGATTAAGACCCCCAAGACCAGCCTCATCGACGACAGCGAGTACGACAGACCTGAGCTCCGCAGGGACTGGTTCAAGAGGTCGGGGGAGAGAATCAAGAGCATCGATTCCCTGGTCAATACGCCCCACGTCCTCCTCGCGATACAGGGGATGTGGGTGGGCGACCCAAGGCTGCTCACCACCTTGCCCTTCAAGGACTACCACGACGAATTCGACAGGCTGGGAATATTCGTATACAAGAATCCGTGGATGCTCGCCGAGCTGGTCGAGAGAAGGATGGTCACCAACGTCTCCGAGTACTTCCAGATTCTTCCTTTTACCGGCCTGCGGCGCAGAGAAAGTGTTCACACCTTAGTAGCGATGATGTTGACCTAGCTGGTGATTATTCGGAAAGTTGCGAGAAAGACCGTACTTGTCGGTTCGAGAGGCATTGAGGTTCATCCACCTTAGAAAGGACGATACTGTGAAGCCGAAGATAGCCTCCACGATAAAGGAGATAGAGCTTCACAAGAGAGAGCTGGAGAACCTGCGCTCCAAGCTCGAGGCTCGCAGGAAGTCCCTCTTCGACACCACTGTGAGGGCGATGATAGCCAAGGACACGCCCAAGGCCATGGTCTACGCGAACGAGTGGGCCGAACTGAGGAAGGTCGGGAAGGTGGTCTACGCAAGCGAACTCGCTCTCACCCAGGTGACGCTCAGGCTGGAGAGCATAGTGGACGTGGGCGACGTGATGGCGCACATGAGCATGGCCTTCAAGATACTCCGGAGGGTCAACAAGACGGTCCAAGGCCTCGTTCCGTCCCTCGACCAGGCTTCGAACGAGATCAACAACACACTGACCGAGACGATGGCGGAGATGGGCAACGTTTCGCCCACCATATCACTGAACATACAGACCGAGAGCGGAGAGGAGCTGGTCGAGCAGGCGAAGAGGCTCGCGGAGCAGAGAGCCGAGGAGATGAAACGGAATCTGGGAGCGCCGACATTCAGAATCGGGCAGGACGCTGATGAGCTCGAGAGGAGGGTCGCTCTTCTGTCCTCTGGGGACGACGAAGGCGGGTCCGCGCCTCCGCTCGGAGTCCTGTACGCGCCGACAGACGACCCGGAAGCCGAGGCCCAGGTCCTCCAGTATGCCGCGATTCACGACGGGAACGTTGACATCACGGACGTATCGTCGGTCCTGAAGATACCCTCCGACGAGGTGGAGCAGGCGATGCTCAAGTTGCTCTCAGAGGGCAAGGTCAGGGTCACGCAGCAGGAGGGCGCCCAGCAGTGAGCGTTGTTGCTGCGAAGGAACTGGAAGACGATGCGAAGAAGTACGCCAGCGAAGCGATTCGGCTCGACTCCCAGGGCGCGCACGGCATGGCCATCCAGATGTACCAGAAAGCAATCTCAACACTCGTGAAGCTAGTCCACCTCTACCCTGACTATCGTCTGAACAGGCAGTACACAGAACGCGCGATGGCCTACCAGGAGCGGGTGAAGGCGATTCAGGCAGCCCACGGGATTCTCCCTCAGGACCAACCGCAGCAGTCGGGGTTCGGGCCCCAGCTAAGCGCCGGCGGTCCGGCGTCGGGCGGCGAGGGGACCAGAGGCCCGGAGGTCGTCCAGCAGCTCAAGGCGTCGTTCAGCGACCTCGTGATAACGGAGAAGCCCGACGTGAAGTGGGACGACGTCGTGGGCCTCGAGGACTGCAAGCAGGCGATAAGGGAATCGATCGTGTTCCCATTTCTAAGGCCCGACCTGTTCATGCTAGGCTGGCCCAGGGGCCTCCTCCTCTACGGGCCTCCCGGCTGCGGTAAGACGATGATCGCCGCGGCGACAGCGGCGGAGGTAGACGGCTACTTCATCTCTGTAGACGCCGCATCCATCATGAGCAAGTGGCTGGGTGAAGGTGAGAAGAACGTCGCCAAGCTCTTCGTGAATGCGAGGAAGATGCTCGCTGACAACAAGCCGGTGGTGATCTTCGTCGACGAGATCGACTCCCTCATAGGGACAAGGAGTCAGGAGGTCGGGGGAGAGGCAAGGGTGAGGGACCAGTTCCTAAAGGAGACCGACGGCCTCAACGACAAGGGGAAGAACCTGCACCTTTACGTCATCGGGGCCACAAACAAGCCGTGGTCGCTCGACCCACCGTTCCTCCGTCGCTTCCAGAAGAGGATCTTCGTCCCGCTCCCGGACAACGAGGCTAGGATGTCCCAATTCAGGAACTACACAGCCCCGCTGACACTCGCAGAGGACGTTGACCTCGAGATGCTAGCAAGGATAAGCGAGGGCTACTCGGGCAGCGACATCAAGGACATCTGCCAGGGTGTGCAGTTGAAGGTAGTCAGGGAACTCTTCGAGAGCGGGAGAGCCCTGGAAAAGGAAACTCAGACGAGGCTGATCACCATGGCTGACTTCAAGGACGTGATGCGAGCCAGGCGGCCGAGCGTGTCCGCAGAGCTGGCGCAGGCCTACAACCGCTGGAGCCAGAGTTTCGCCGCCCTCTAGTCGCTCGCCAGCACTCCTTCAAGGATATAAGACGCGGGCTCTATCCAGCCTTGTTCGAGAATGGCAGTAGACTTCGTTGTGGGCCGGGCGCCACGGTACAGGGTCGCCACGAGGACCCTCGTGGGCGGGTGGCCGGGAGACAGGAAACTCCAGGCCGAGTTCGCGAAGATAGCTGTGTGGGCGAGGCGCCTCGGCTTGAAGACTGGGTCGTGGTTCTTCAGAGAGCTCGACGGCCCCGACGTGCCGAGCAAGAGACGCAAGTGGGAGGTCGGCATCGAGGTGAAAGGCAGGAAGGCTCTGAAGGGGGAGAAGGGAATGTCACTGAAGGTTCTGCCTGCCACAACGGCCGTCTCCATAACTTTCAATCCTGCGGAGGTCTCGCCTGAACTCATCTACTGCGGCCTCGAGGGGTGGGTCCGATGGAGAAGGAAGGAGGGCAAGTACAAACAGGGAGGTCGTTACCGCGAAGTCTACAGGGGCAATCCCTGGAAGAGCAAACGCGCCTGGGCGCGAACGCAGGTCCAGGTGCCTTTGAAACGCCTCTCGCGCTAAGCTATTAATCGGACGCGAGGGATGGGCGGCGCAGTGCACGAACTCCTCTCGCTCCCCGAGCTGAAGGCAAGCATTGGCAAGACGGTGACGCTGGCCGGCTGGGTCCACGACGTCAGGGCGCTTGGCGGGATCACCTTCGTTCTCCTTCGAAATTCAAAGGGCATAGTTCAGATTGCAGTTCCGAAGAAGGAGGCTGGGGAGGAGCTCTTCGGCCTCGTGGCCGGGCTCCACCAGGAGGACGTGATAACCTGCGAGGGAAAGGTGAAGGAGAGCAAGGCGGCAAGGCTCGGCTTCGAGATAGTCCCCTCCAGAGTGGTCGTGGTGAGCAAGGCTGCCGCGCCCCTTCCGCTCGACCCGCGAGGAGTCACTCCGGCAAACCTGGAGACGAGACTCCTATGGCGCTCGCTCGAGATGAGAAGGCCTCAGACATCGGCCGTCTTCAAGATTGAAAACGAAGTCGTCGCCTCCATGGAGGCATTCCTGCGCGAGAGGGGCTTCATCAGGGCGTTCACTCCAAGCATCCTCGGCGGACTCTCGGAGGGTGGGTCGGAGGTCTTCAAGCTGGACTACTATGGTACGCCAGCCTATCTTCGGCAGGACCCGCAGCTGCACAGGCAGCTCACCATTGCAGGCGGGTTCGACAGGATCTACGACCTCGGCCCCAACTGGAGGGCAGAGCTTTCCCGTACGCCGAGGCACCTCAGCGAACACAGGACCATAGCCCCTGAGATGGCCTTCATCGGCGACGAAAGGGACGTCATGCGCGTAGAGGAGCGGATGGTCGTCCACGCCGTCGAGTCCGTGAGGAAGGCTTGCTCTGAGGAGCTCAAGGTCATCAACCTGGAGTTAGAGGTGCCAAAGACCCCTTTCCCCGAGCTGCCCTTCCCTGAAGTCTACGAGATCCTTGCGGCTAGAGGGAAGAAGCTGCCAAGGGGAGAGGACCTCGACGAGGAGGGGAAGGACGTACTGTCAGCCTACGCGAAGGAGGAGTTCGGTTCCGAGTTCTTCTTCGTGAACAGGTTTCCGTCCTCGCCCAAACCATTCTACATAATGAAAGTGGACGAGGAGCCAGAGTTCGCAAGGTCCACAGACTTGTTCTTCGGCAGTCTGGAACTCTCCTCGGGAGGCCAGAGGGAGCACAGGCACGACAGGATATTGGCCCAAATCAAGGAGAAGGGGATGGACGCGGATGGCCTCAGGTGGTTCACGGAGCCTTTCAGGTACGGCGTTCCGCCCCACGGGGGGTACTCCTTCGGCATCGAGAGGTTCGTTGCGAAGCTTCTCAGACTCGAGAGCATAAAGGAGGCCGTGCTCTTCCCGAGGGACCCGGAACGACTTGTGCCCTAGGAGCCCTGCCAGAGGCTCGCTTCTCTCT encodes the following:
- the aspS gene encoding aspartate--tRNA(Asn) ligase: MHELLSLPELKASIGKTVTLAGWVHDVRALGGITFVLLRNSKGIVQIAVPKKEAGEELFGLVAGLHQEDVITCEGKVKESKAARLGFEIVPSRVVVVSKAAAPLPLDPRGVTPANLETRLLWRSLEMRRPQTSAVFKIENEVVASMEAFLRERGFIRAFTPSILGGLSEGGSEVFKLDYYGTPAYLRQDPQLHRQLTIAGGFDRIYDLGPNWRAELSRTPRHLSEHRTIAPEMAFIGDERDVMRVEERMVVHAVESVRKACSEELKVINLELEVPKTPFPELPFPEVYEILAARGKKLPRGEDLDEEGKDVLSAYAKEEFGSEFFFVNRFPSSPKPFYIMKVDEEPEFARSTDLFFGSLELSSGGQREHRHDRILAQIKEKGMDADGLRWFTEPFRYGVPPHGGYSFGIERFVAKLLRLESIKEAVLFPRDPERLVP
- a CDS encoding AAA family ATPase; translation: MSVVAAKELEDDAKKYASEAIRLDSQGAHGMAIQMYQKAISTLVKLVHLYPDYRLNRQYTERAMAYQERVKAIQAAHGILPQDQPQQSGFGPQLSAGGPASGGEGTRGPEVVQQLKASFSDLVITEKPDVKWDDVVGLEDCKQAIRESIVFPFLRPDLFMLGWPRGLLLYGPPGCGKTMIAAATAAEVDGYFISVDAASIMSKWLGEGEKNVAKLFVNARKMLADNKPVVIFVDEIDSLIGTRSQEVGGEARVRDQFLKETDGLNDKGKNLHLYVIGATNKPWSLDPPFLRRFQKRIFVPLPDNEARMSQFRNYTAPLTLAEDVDLEMLARISEGYSGSDIKDICQGVQLKVVRELFESGRALEKETQTRLITMADFKDVMRARRPSVSAELAQAYNRWSQSFAAL